One window of Mediterraneibacter gnavus ATCC 29149 genomic DNA carries:
- a CDS encoding DUF4274 domain-containing protein: MVYNDLRSKLNEYNWDDGFEIPKQILAAPSCDLALALEIFYLSDGYAFLDDSTKTTDLKEWRKFITVLYDDILNNKFPKTSTAFEIPLSQVQKYKLQKKGISKIFLTDL; the protein is encoded by the coding sequence ATGGTATATAATGATTTGAGAAGTAAGCTAAATGAATACAACTGGGATGACGGATTTGAAATTCCAAAACAAATACTTGCTGCCCCCAGTTGTGATTTAGCACTAGCATTAGAGATATTTTATTTAAGTGATGGTTATGCTTTCTTAGACGATTCAACAAAGACAACTGACTTAAAAGAATGGAGGAAATTTATTACCGTTCTCTATGATGATATATTGAACAATAAATTTCCAAAGACAAGCACAGCATTTGAAATTCCATTATCCCAAGTTCAAAAATACAAACTTCAGAAAAAAGGTATTTCAAAAATTTTTTTGACTGACTTATAA
- a CDS encoding helix-turn-helix domain-containing protein, with protein sequence MEQKIKQTDIFIGKNIRKIRLSKGIHQTELVRMLQLQNINITRESLVKIERGIQHITASQLRGIRDCLNTTYDELLEPDETEKASM encoded by the coding sequence ATGGAACAAAAAATCAAACAAACAGATATCTTTATTGGAAAGAACATACGAAAAATCAGATTATCCAAAGGTATCCATCAAACCGAACTTGTCCGTATGCTTCAGTTACAGAATATAAATATCACAAGAGAATCTCTTGTTAAAATCGAACGTGGAATTCAACACATCACAGCTTCGCAACTTCGTGGTATTCGGGATTGTCTGAATACTACTTACGATGAATTGTTAGAACCTGATGAAACAGAAAAAGCAAGTATGTAG
- a CDS encoding Imm59 family immunity protein, which yields MNIKEAIKIIKDEKLQGYNMNEERYNRENEVVLRCENDKWIVYATDERASKVTNSQDIYFDEEEALDNFIDRLRALNRLRGYKVKTVTSI from the coding sequence ATGAATATAAAAGAAGCAATAAAAATTATAAAGGACGAGAAATTACAAGGTTATAATATGAATGAAGAAAGGTATAATAGAGAAAATGAAGTTGTGTTAAGGTGTGAGAATGATAAGTGGATTGTTTATGCAACAGATGAAAGAGCTAGTAAGGTTACAAATTCACAAGATATTTATTTTGATGAGGAAGAAGCATTAGATAATTTTATTGATAGATTAAGAGCTCTTAATAGATTAAGGGGCTATAAAGTTAAGACTGTTACCAGTATTTAA
- a CDS encoding Abi family protein, with the protein MTKKTFASFEQQIQHLEDKVIIISDRAYAEAMLKQIGYFPLIGGYKHLFRVPFTKTYKIGTTFEEIVALYEFDSDLRDLFFKYLLQIERNLRSLMSYYFTEKYGESQDAYLDSSNYNTNRRNQKVVARLISTLKYCSGQAFL; encoded by the coding sequence ATGACGAAAAAAACATTTGCCAGCTTTGAGCAGCAAATACAACATTTAGAGGACAAAGTAATCATCATATCTGATCGAGCTTATGCAGAAGCCATGCTCAAGCAAATCGGATATTTCCCTTTGATTGGTGGGTACAAGCACTTATTCCGAGTTCCTTTTACCAAAACATATAAAATAGGAACAACATTCGAGGAAATTGTTGCCTTATATGAATTTGACTCTGATTTACGAGATTTATTTTTTAAATATTTACTCCAGATCGAACGTAACCTCCGTTCGCTTATGTCCTATTATTTTACAGAAAAGTATGGGGAATCACAGGACGCCTATCTGGATAGTTCAAACTATAATACGAACCGACGCAATCAAAAAGTAGTAGCTCGATTGATTTCCACCCTAAAGTATTGTAGTGGTCAAGCATTTTTGTAA
- a CDS encoding YrhA family protein, translated as MWEIYLQQIREEKELYDEEINSGASEKEIYELVTTAKEKWNMEIPQQYLDVLSRINGIEFNGFILYGVDQYLLEHEMKQLVYGLLEFNHIWYENEKQREYLFLGESNISWYVYQYKNQCYMELDQPSGREIHRFRNFYEMFDKVLDEAIKG; from the coding sequence ATGTGGGAAATTTATTTACAGCAGATAAGAGAAGAGAAAGAACTATATGATGAGGAAATAAATTCCGGTGCATCCGAGAAAGAAATTTATGAATTGGTAACAACTGCAAAAGAGAAATGGAACATGGAAATTCCGCAACAATATCTGGATGTTCTTTCAAGGATAAACGGAATAGAATTTAATGGATTTATTTTATATGGTGTAGATCAGTATTTATTAGAGCATGAAATGAAGCAGCTTGTTTATGGACTATTGGAATTCAATCACATATGGTATGAAAATGAAAAGCAGAGAGAATACTTATTTTTAGGCGAAAGTAATATTAGCTGGTATGTCTACCAATATAAAAATCAATGTTATATGGAATTGGATCAGCCGTCTGGAAGAGAAATCCATCGATTCCGTAATTTTTACGAAATGTTTGATAAGGTTTTGGATGAGGCGATTAAGGGATAA
- a CDS encoding IS3 family transposase yields the protein MYYKQKFHTREELVQAITEYMNYYTNDRPQRGLGILTPMEFYEKQLLVA from the coding sequence ATGTACTACAAACAAAAGTTTCATACTAGAGAAGAATTAGTTCAGGCAATTACGGAATATATGAATTATTATACAAATGATCGTCCGCAGCGTGGACTTGGAATCTTAACACCGATGGAATTTTACGAAAAACAATTATTAGTAGCATAA
- a CDS encoding DUF6892 domain-containing protein, which translates to MGLFGLFGRKKEVELDKVKDDNKEKFLREPGDNNTEGILQFENLNFKLAVIQVLMYDLNLLKPCFDIYDFADEHKELEINTDSYTVIEPALNFFRQLSIPREFAHYVEKIDMDGGNEVYMNIIPQWDGEDECFDLNNITSSEIRQFPNLKEATIMSSNFDKVKEIFVAENIDVELL; encoded by the coding sequence ATGGGTTTATTCGGACTGTTTGGAAGAAAAAAAGAAGTTGAACTAGATAAAGTAAAAGATGATAATAAAGAAAAGTTCTTAAGAGAACCTGGTGATAATAATACAGAAGGAATCTTACAGTTTGAAAATTTAAATTTTAAACTTGCAGTAATTCAAGTTTTGATGTATGACTTGAATTTATTAAAGCCTTGTTTTGATATTTATGATTTTGCTGATGAGCATAAAGAACTAGAGATAAATACAGATAGCTATACTGTAATTGAACCGGCGCTTAATTTTTTTAGACAATTGTCTATCCCAAGGGAATTTGCACATTATGTAGAAAAAATCGACATGGATGGTGGCAATGAAGTGTATATGAATATAATTCCACAATGGGATGGAGAAGATGAATGCTTTGATTTAAACAATATAACTTCCTCAGAAATAAGACAATTTCCAAATCTTAAGGAAGCAACAATAATGAGCAGTAATTTTGATAAAGTAAAAGAAATTTTTGTTGCTGAAAATATTGATGTAGAATTGCTTTAA
- a CDS encoding DUF5037 domain-containing protein — protein MRYKKIVLSIIASVLCLGLLNGCGHENEISIKIETYLQEEYGEEFEVLSWNQPKLLPSDNGAIYATCISKNDPKHPFEGSYFNPEEPNSEIEIIYDGYGQRLLAKQMESMIEEAISQAAENYYIQGDIIIPEEWQDIPVEEISQWKNYVDLCNQSNSDYKTLGSAWVYIDASTMKGKTDEEEYQMYEEVYRDKLGGQALLYVYYLDHKSFEKAEKILEIFTSGDEGSNFEDIIEGQPYFGTIMRYGSDKFDDNLEIFKAAKQGKEQEKYQ, from the coding sequence ATGCGATATAAAAAAATTGTATTGAGTATTATAGCAAGTGTGCTTTGTTTAGGGCTATTGAATGGCTGTGGGCATGAAAATGAGATTTCAATAAAAATTGAAACCTATTTACAAGAAGAATATGGTGAAGAATTTGAAGTATTGTCTTGGAATCAACCAAAACTTTTACCATCAGACAATGGTGCAATCTATGCAACTTGTATTTCAAAAAATGACCCAAAGCATCCATTTGAGGGTAGCTATTTTAATCCCGAAGAACCAAACTCAGAAATAGAAATTATTTATGATGGTTATGGGCAACGCCTTTTGGCAAAACAAATGGAGTCTATGATAGAAGAAGCCATTTCGCAGGCAGCTGAGAACTATTATATTCAAGGTGATATTATTATACCTGAAGAATGGCAAGACATCCCAGTGGAGGAAATTTCACAATGGAAAAATTATGTTGATCTATGTAATCAAAGTAATTCAGATTATAAAACTTTAGGTTCAGCTTGGGTCTATATTGATGCTTCTACAATGAAAGGAAAAACTGATGAAGAAGAATATCAAATGTATGAAGAAGTCTATCGTGATAAATTAGGTGGTCAGGCATTGCTTTATGTTTATTATTTAGACCATAAGAGTTTTGAAAAAGCAGAAAAAATATTAGAAATTTTCACATCTGGTGATGAGGGTAGTAATTTTGAAGATATTATCGAAGGTCAGCCATACTTTGGAACAATCATGCGATATGGTTCAGATAAATTTGATGATAACTTAGAGATATTCAAGGCCGCAAAGCAGGGAAAAGAACAAGAAAAATATCAGTAA
- a CDS encoding IS3 family transposase (programmed frameshift), which translates to MTKKYSEEFKKQMVQEYLKGTSYPKLSKEYQVAKSTLVGWVKKYSEECQSTKPQTSPSFSENAKEIHELHKRIQELEKENLFKKSGGILCKGNRLEAYRFIDEHKDFFGLRWLLKHFHIYPNAYYNYRKNRKKSFLQHRQQVFEQIKTIYYNNNRILGHRPMRIFLKRQEISLSKTTVHKYMNQILGLHARIMRKKPAYVHGTKNKIFPNLLKQDFHCTEPNRIWCTDFTYIRMRNGKMRYNCSILDLYDRSIVATLNSDYINTELAKATLEKALMEEKPEKGLILHSDQGCQFTSWGFINYCESRGICQSMSKAGCPYDNAPMERFYNTLKNELIYPNHFYDAASLDEALNRYVYVWYNHVRPHSYNDWKTPFEARYAG; encoded by the exons ATGACCAAAAAGTACAGCGAAGAATTTAAAAAGCAGATGGTACAGGAATATTTAAAAGGTACCAGCTATCCAAAACTTTCAAAAGAATATCAGGTTGCAAAATCCACCCTTGTAGGATGGGTAAAAAAATACAGCGAAGAATGCCAGTCTACAAAGCCACAAACCTCTCCCTCTTTTTCAGAAAATGCAAAGGAAATACACGAGCTTCATAAGCGTATCCAGGAACTGGAAAAGGAAAATCTTTTC AAAAAAAGCGGCGGCATTCTTTGCAAAGGAAATCGATTAGAGGCTTATCGATTTATTGATGAACATAAGGATTTCTTTGGGTTACGCTGGTTATTAAAGCATTTCCATATTTATCCCAATGCTTATTATAATTACCGGAAAAACCGGAAGAAATCTTTTCTGCAGCATCGGCAACAAGTTTTTGAACAAATTAAAACCATTTATTATAATAACAACCGAATTTTAGGACATAGACCCATGAGGATCTTTTTGAAAAGGCAGGAGATTTCTCTAAGTAAGACTACCGTCCATAAATATATGAACCAAATTCTGGGACTTCATGCAAGGATCATGAGAAAGAAGCCGGCATATGTCCATGGAACAAAAAATAAGATTTTCCCAAACCTCCTAAAGCAGGATTTCCATTGTACGGAGCCAAACCGGATATGGTGTACAGATTTCACCTATATCCGTATGAGGAATGGAAAAATGCGTTATAACTGCTCTATTCTTGATTTATATGACCGTAGTATAGTTGCCACTTTAAATTCGGATTATATCAATACGGAATTGGCAAAAGCAACTTTAGAGAAGGCACTGATGGAAGAAAAGCCTGAAAAAGGATTGATTTTACATAGCGATCAAGGCTGCCAGTTTACATCATGGGGGTTTATCAATTATTGTGAAAGCAGGGGGATTTGTCAGAGTATGAGTAAGGCAGGCTGTCCTTATGATAACGCACCGATGGAGCGCTTTTATAACACACTAAAAAATGAACTGATATATCCTAATCATTTTTATGATGCAGCCAGCTTAGATGAAGCACTAAACCGATATGTGTACGTATGGTACAATCATGTCCGTCCTCATTCCTACAATGATTGGAAAACACCATTTGAAGCTCGATATGCCGGGTGA
- a CDS encoding DUF6050 family protein, with protein sequence MMKERLRKSIVRAVFIFLWGWLMHYFYIEEGQIDIFKMWLLIGFPFGIYKIHLWLIPKNLDIGGTVGVWTMNIIIGCIMGGFVVIGYILRLLYDVFTVMVERVW encoded by the coding sequence ATGATGAAGGAAAGATTAAGAAAATCAATAGTACGAGCTGTGTTTATATTCTTGTGGGGATGGCTAATGCACTATTTTTACATAGAAGAAGGACAGATTGATATATTCAAAATGTGGTTACTAATTGGTTTTCCGTTTGGCATATATAAAATTCATTTATGGTTGATACCTAAAAATTTAGATATTGGTGGTACTGTTGGTGTATGGACTATGAATATAATTATTGGGTGCATCATGGGTGGTTTTGTTGTGATAGGATATATTTTAAGATTACTATATGATGTTTTTACTGTAATGGTAGAGCGGGTTTGGTAA